A genome region from Dendrosporobacter quercicolus includes the following:
- a CDS encoding small basic family protein, whose protein sequence is MALPIAGLMIGLIIGTLFPVSIPVEYAKFMSVALLASLDSVFGGLRAAAEERFDNTVFITGFFTNALLAAGLVYLGERLGIDLYYVALLAFGLRIFQNLAIIRRYFLKK, encoded by the coding sequence GTGGCTTTACCGATTGCCGGTCTTATGATTGGTCTTATCATTGGTACTTTATTTCCTGTCAGTATACCGGTAGAGTACGCAAAATTTATGTCTGTGGCCTTGCTGGCTTCACTCGACTCAGTTTTCGGCGGGCTGCGGGCAGCTGCTGAGGAGCGTTTTGACAATACGGTATTTATAACCGGTTTCTTTACAAACGCCTTATTGGCGGCTGGACTGGTTTATCTTGGTGAAAGATTGGGTATTGATTTATATTATGTCGCGCTATTGGCCTTTGGCTTGCGCATTTTTCAAAATTTAGCAATTATTCGTCGATATTTTTTAAAAAAATAA
- a CDS encoding DUF881 domain-containing protein, producing the protein MLAVRQGQAAIAFVCVVLGVMLAVQFRTTQDIHSTVPFQRIEDLSQRLSQTEKDRDALLNEVHTLRQASVNASGSRESELTKMGAGVVALQGPGIIVTIDDSKRPSKPGENPNLYLIHDDDILKVINELWAAGAEAISINEQRLIASSEIRCAGPTLSVNNTRYSPPYDIRAIGDPATLENALKMRGGVVETLQFWGIQVTIKTLEDVLVPAYKGTFRFEFAKPVKEAGK; encoded by the coding sequence ATGCTAGCTGTAAGGCAGGGACAAGCCGCAATTGCGTTTGTATGCGTAGTGCTTGGTGTCATGCTTGCTGTTCAATTCAGAACAACTCAGGATATTCATTCTACCGTTCCCTTTCAGCGGATCGAAGATTTATCGCAGCGCCTGAGCCAAACTGAGAAAGATCGTGATGCTTTATTAAACGAGGTGCACACGCTCCGTCAGGCCTCAGTAAACGCAAGCGGTTCACGTGAATCCGAGCTTACCAAGATGGGGGCGGGAGTGGTTGCCCTGCAGGGGCCGGGAATCATCGTTACAATAGATGACAGTAAACGTCCTTCAAAACCCGGTGAAAACCCTAACCTGTACTTAATTCATGACGATGATATATTAAAAGTAATCAATGAGCTATGGGCAGCCGGCGCTGAGGCTATTTCGATTAATGAACAGCGGCTGATTGCCAGTTCGGAGATTCGCTGTGCGGGTCCTACTTTATCGGTAAATAACACCCGTTATTCTCCCCCGTATGACATCAGAGCCATTGGCGATCCGGCAACTCTGGAAAATGCGCTTAAGATGCGCGGCGGTGTCGTGGAAACCCTGCAGTTTTGGGGCATACAGGTGACAATTAAGACGTTAGAGGATGTATTGGTGCCTGCTTACAAAGGAACATTCCGTTTTGAGTTTGCCAAGCCTGTCAAGGAGGCTGGTAAATAG
- a CDS encoding cell division protein FtsQ/DivIB, whose translation MREPERLEYKPRERQEVPRRLFSWLLFVLIVLIAGFLFLNSSVFTVGPIVTQGNKYMSDEEILRVAALPERVNIFRLNIREIEQRLSRDLRVAEVHVSREFPGTIVISIVERKPLAYIANSYGFVEVDKQGVVLAVYKNLKKIRVPMITGVRLESGYVGDQVQDREVTTILSYLANIDEATLDQLSEVNISGGHIFAYTNNSIQIRVGSAERLVEKAELTQAMLKEILEKNLIVEYIDLNFSSPVIKFQTTKEGVS comes from the coding sequence ATGCGGGAACCGGAACGATTGGAGTATAAACCACGGGAACGGCAGGAAGTTCCCAGGCGGCTGTTTTCCTGGTTGCTGTTTGTGTTGATTGTTTTGATTGCCGGTTTTTTGTTTCTTAACTCTTCAGTTTTTACTGTTGGGCCGATTGTGACGCAGGGGAATAAATACATGTCTGATGAAGAGATTCTGCGCGTGGCCGCCTTACCGGAGCGGGTAAATATCTTCCGGTTAAATATCAGGGAAATAGAGCAACGGCTGTCACGAGACCTTCGGGTTGCAGAGGTGCATGTTTCGCGTGAATTTCCCGGCACTATTGTTATTAGCATCGTCGAACGAAAGCCATTGGCCTATATCGCCAACAGTTACGGGTTTGTGGAAGTCGACAAACAGGGGGTTGTGCTGGCAGTTTATAAAAATTTAAAAAAAATACGGGTGCCGATGATTACCGGTGTACGGCTGGAATCGGGTTATGTGGGGGATCAGGTTCAGGATCGTGAGGTAACTACTATCCTAAGCTATTTAGCCAATATTGACGAGGCGACTTTAGACCAGCTTTCCGAAGTTAATATTAGCGGTGGACACATTTTTGCCTATACCAACAATTCCATTCAAATTCGCGTGGGCAGCGCTGAGCGATTAGTGGAGAAAGCCGAGCTTACCCAGGCTATGCTAAAGGAAATTCTGGAAAAAAATTTGATTGTCGAATATATTGATCTAAACTTTTCTTCACCGGTAATCAAATTCCAGACAACAAAGGAAGGAGTTAGTTAA
- a CDS encoding D-alanine--D-alanine ligase family protein: MKSKKIAVLMGGPSDEREVSLNTGNAILQALREKGYQAIGLDLIPQQLFEQLKEHQIEVVFNAIHGKYGEDGAVQGALELIGIPYTGSGLMASAVAMDKAVSKRLFLAAGIPTPRSRLYRKTVDKQKIFGEILAEFSIPVVVKSSAQGSSIGVTIVEEENQLLPAIDQAFDYSNDLLVEQFIDGREVTVAVWGDSQPQALPMIEIVPHSGRYDYRSKYTKGATDYIIPARLDERTASQVQQAAVSAFTVLGCRGIARVDIMIDRSNNPYVLEVNTIPGMTATSLVPKSAAAAGISFADLCERLLLSATI; this comes from the coding sequence ATGAAGAGTAAAAAGATAGCCGTATTAATGGGCGGACCTTCAGACGAGCGGGAAGTTTCTTTAAATACCGGCAACGCTATTTTACAGGCATTACGCGAGAAGGGGTATCAGGCGATTGGTTTGGATTTGATCCCGCAGCAGCTGTTTGAACAACTGAAAGAACATCAAATCGAAGTGGTGTTTAATGCGATTCATGGCAAATACGGCGAGGATGGAGCTGTACAGGGAGCTCTTGAACTTATTGGTATTCCCTATACCGGCTCCGGTTTGATGGCAAGTGCTGTCGCCATGGATAAGGCGGTATCCAAACGCCTGTTTCTGGCGGCAGGCATACCAACGCCTCGGTCCAGATTATACCGTAAAACTGTTGATAAACAAAAGATTTTCGGTGAAATCTTAGCGGAATTCAGCATCCCGGTTGTCGTGAAATCCAGCGCTCAGGGCTCCAGTATCGGAGTTACGATTGTCGAAGAGGAAAACCAGTTGCTGCCGGCAATTGATCAGGCTTTTGACTATAGCAATGACTTGCTGGTTGAGCAATTTATTGACGGCAGGGAAGTGACTGTTGCTGTTTGGGGCGACAGCCAGCCGCAGGCTCTGCCGATGATTGAAATCGTACCTCACTCCGGCAGATACGACTACCGTTCCAAGTACACAAAAGGAGCTACTGACTATATAATTCCGGCCCGGCTGGATGAACGGACCGCAAGCCAGGTGCAGCAGGCGGCGGTAAGCGCGTTTACCGTTTTGGGCTGTAGGGGCATTGCCAGGGTGGACATCATGATTGACCGCAGCAACAATCCCTATGTACTGGAAGTTAATACCATACCGGGGATGACGGCAACCAGCCTGGTGCCAAAGTCGGCTGCCGCCGCAGGGATAAGTTTTGCCGACTTATGTGAGCGGCTGCTATTATCAGCGACAATTTAA
- the murA gene encoding UDP-N-acetylglucosamine 1-carboxyvinyltransferase, whose amino-acid sequence MEKFVVTGEVQLAGKIRVGGAKNATLPIMAATLLCSGVSILHDVPHLSDIRAMQEILELLGAKIKQDGYSLIIDTSTVSKQEIPEHLMREMRASVFLMGPLLGKFRKVRVSYPGGCAIGPRPIDLHIKALEKLGAKVKESYGYIEAEAGVLTGAEIQFDFPSVGATENAMMAAVMAKGTSIIRNAAREPEIVDLQDFLNKMGAKVAGAGTDTIKIEGVTKLFPAEHIIMPDRIQAGTFLIAGAITQGDITVDNISPEHLFSVTDKLEEIGAQITARNDNIRIRAGDLRGVDIKTLPFPGFPTDLQAPMLSLLAVAKGTSIITETIFENRFKHVDELTRMGAKIKVEGRTAIIRGVSKMTGAVVAAPDLRAGGALVLAALAAQGVSEIEQVYHIDRGYEHLELKLQSLGACIIRSD is encoded by the coding sequence ATGGAAAAGTTTGTCGTCACGGGAGAAGTACAACTTGCTGGTAAGATTCGGGTTGGCGGAGCCAAAAACGCCACGCTGCCAATTATGGCTGCCACGCTCCTATGTTCAGGAGTGAGCATCCTGCATGATGTACCACACTTGAGTGATATACGGGCAATGCAAGAAATTCTGGAATTGTTAGGGGCTAAAATTAAGCAGGATGGATATTCCCTGATCATTGATACAAGCACAGTAAGTAAGCAGGAAATACCGGAACATCTCATGCGGGAAATGCGAGCTTCGGTTTTTTTGATGGGACCGTTGCTGGGAAAATTCCGTAAGGTGCGGGTATCCTATCCCGGCGGCTGTGCAATTGGTCCGCGTCCGATTGATTTACATATTAAAGCGCTGGAAAAATTGGGGGCAAAGGTGAAAGAAAGCTATGGTTATATCGAGGCTGAGGCCGGTGTTTTGACCGGGGCGGAGATTCAGTTTGATTTTCCCAGTGTCGGTGCTACCGAGAATGCAATGATGGCTGCTGTCATGGCCAAAGGAACAAGCATTATCAGAAATGCGGCCCGGGAACCGGAAATTGTTGATTTACAGGATTTTTTAAACAAAATGGGCGCCAAAGTGGCAGGTGCAGGCACTGATACCATCAAAATAGAAGGGGTAACCAAACTTTTTCCGGCAGAGCATATCATTATGCCTGACCGGATCCAGGCGGGAACTTTTCTGATTGCCGGAGCAATCACCCAAGGAGATATAACGGTTGATAATATTTCACCGGAACATTTGTTCTCGGTTACAGACAAACTGGAAGAAATTGGAGCTCAAATAACTGCGCGCAATGATAATATCCGGATCAGGGCGGGCGATTTACGGGGTGTTGATATCAAAACACTGCCTTTTCCCGGTTTTCCGACCGATTTGCAGGCGCCAATGCTTTCCTTGCTGGCTGTGGCTAAAGGAACCAGTATTATCACGGAAACAATCTTTGAAAACAGATTTAAGCATGTGGATGAGCTTACCCGGATGGGGGCTAAAATTAAGGTGGAAGGGCGAACGGCCATTATCCGTGGCGTATCAAAGATGACGGGCGCTGTTGTTGCCGCGCCTGATCTCAGAGCAGGCGGGGCTTTGGTTTTAGCGGCCCTGGCAGCGCAGGGCGTTTCAGAAATAGAACAGGTTTATCATATTGACAGAGGTTATGAGCATTTAGAACTTAAGTTACAAAGTCTGGGAGCGTGTATCATCCGCTCTGACTGA
- the murC gene encoding UDP-N-acetylmuramate--L-alanine ligase, giving the protein MLNNLKQIHFVGIGGAGMSAIAKVLLEKGYDISGSDLNKSETTDKLETMGARIFIGHSSKNLKDSDAVVVSTAIRQDNPEIIAAKDRGLPVFHRSDILAELMNASAGIAVAGAHGKTTTTSMVAIMLEKAGVDPTILIGGELDYLGGNAKLGRGKFLVAEADESDGSFLKFAPKIAIVTNIENDHMDFYGTMDNILHTFNQFLLKLSSTDGLAVLCFDNEYIREIASGLERPYISYGIDYPAEYTARNISTQGALTVFEVYRRENYLGTIRLNIPGRHNIANALAAIVVGENIGLDFAQIAEGLSLFNGAKRRFQTKGRINGVWVVDDYAHHPTEIATTLQAARQTQPKRLICVFQPHRYSRTKFLRREFGGAFTSADLLVLTDVYSAGETQIPGINGETIKEEVECQTGNKVVYIQDRNKIACYLSEIVEPGDLVMTMGAGNIYLVGEELVETLNKSYRHQIV; this is encoded by the coding sequence TTGCTAAATAACCTAAAACAGATTCACTTTGTCGGCATTGGTGGCGCGGGCATGAGTGCAATTGCGAAAGTATTGTTAGAAAAAGGGTATGATATTTCTGGTTCTGATTTGAATAAATCTGAGACTACGGATAAGCTTGAAACAATGGGGGCCAGGATTTTTATCGGTCATAGCAGCAAAAACCTTAAAGATAGCGATGCTGTTGTCGTTTCAACCGCTATCCGGCAAGACAATCCGGAAATAATCGCGGCTAAAGACCGGGGCTTGCCGGTTTTCCACCGCTCGGACATTTTGGCGGAATTGATGAACGCCTCGGCCGGTATCGCCGTGGCGGGAGCGCACGGCAAAACGACCACAACGTCGATGGTGGCGATCATGCTGGAAAAGGCCGGTGTTGATCCTACCATCTTGATTGGCGGTGAACTGGATTATCTGGGCGGCAATGCCAAGCTGGGAAGAGGGAAGTTTCTGGTAGCTGAGGCTGATGAGAGCGACGGTTCTTTCCTCAAATTTGCACCAAAGATAGCAATTGTCACAAATATTGAGAATGATCATATGGATTTTTATGGCACAATGGATAATATATTACATACGTTCAATCAATTTTTGCTGAAATTATCATCAACTGATGGATTAGCTGTACTGTGTTTCGACAATGAATATATTCGTGAGATTGCTTCAGGTCTGGAGCGACCATATATTTCTTACGGTATAGATTATCCGGCCGAATATACGGCAAGAAATATCAGCACCCAGGGAGCATTAACGGTTTTTGAAGTATATCGCCGGGAGAATTATCTGGGAACGATTCGATTAAATATTCCGGGACGGCATAATATTGCCAATGCCCTTGCCGCCATTGTTGTGGGTGAAAACATCGGGCTGGATTTTGCCCAGATTGCTGAAGGTTTGTCATTGTTTAATGGGGCCAAGCGGCGATTTCAGACCAAAGGCAGAATAAACGGGGTTTGGGTGGTGGATGATTATGCGCATCATCCTACGGAAATAGCAACAACTCTCCAGGCTGCCCGGCAGACTCAGCCTAAGCGTTTAATTTGTGTCTTTCAGCCCCATCGTTATTCCCGAACAAAATTTTTACGCCGGGAGTTTGGCGGGGCCTTTACTTCAGCCGACCTGCTGGTATTGACCGATGTCTATTCGGCGGGAGAAACGCAGATACCGGGGATTAACGGTGAAACGATCAAAGAGGAGGTAGAGTGCCAAACCGGCAATAAAGTGGTCTATATTCAAGACCGAAACAAAATAGCCTGCTACCTGAGTGAAATCGTAGAGCCGGGAGATTTGGTCATGACGATGGGCGCCGGAAATATTTATCTTGTCGGTGAAGAATTGGTAGAAACCCTAAATAAATCCTATAGGCATCAAATCGTTTAA
- the murG gene encoding undecaprenyldiphospho-muramoylpentapeptide beta-N-acetylglucosaminyltransferase, with product MRIIVSGGGTGGHIYPAITLIKTVQSLVKPCEILYVGTREGLEADIIPQEGLPFRTINIRGFARKLSVSNFVTLMKAVGSLWESRKIIRDFKPDLVIGTGGYVCGPVLLTASLMGIPTMVQEQNVIPGITNRILARFVAKIAVGYADTCQYFYDREKIVFTGNPIRPEVLSATRAEGFAELGLDPAKRTILISGGSRGARSINQAMLEVHRYYVQNKSVQLLHVTGKNEYNGIVGNLMQMGIDITSTGNISIKPYLHNMPKALAIADLAVFRAGAVGLAELTALGIPAVLIPYPYAAENHQELNARVMEQRGAAVVIRDCDLTGKRLLKTVRELIGDSARLAGMAQASKALGRPEAAADIARLAIELSQPR from the coding sequence GCCTGGTTAAACCCTGCGAAATACTTTATGTTGGCACCCGGGAGGGTCTGGAGGCCGATATTATCCCGCAGGAAGGGCTGCCATTCAGAACAATAAATATTCGCGGTTTTGCCCGTAAATTGTCGGTCAGTAATTTCGTAACCTTAATGAAGGCTGTCGGCAGTCTCTGGGAGTCCCGGAAAATCATCCGTGATTTTAAACCGGATCTTGTTATTGGGACAGGCGGTTATGTCTGCGGACCGGTTTTGCTGACCGCCAGTCTTATGGGGATTCCGACAATGGTTCAGGAACAAAATGTTATTCCGGGAATTACCAATCGTATTTTAGCCCGGTTTGTTGCCAAAATTGCCGTTGGTTATGCCGATACCTGCCAATATTTTTATGACCGGGAAAAGATTGTTTTTACCGGTAATCCAATCAGGCCGGAAGTTTTGAGCGCCACCAGGGCTGAGGGGTTTGCCGAACTGGGACTGGATCCGGCAAAAAGGACCATACTCATATCAGGAGGCAGCCGCGGTGCAAGAAGTATCAATCAGGCCATGCTGGAGGTTCACCGGTATTATGTACAAAATAAATCTGTGCAGCTATTGCATGTTACCGGAAAAAATGAGTATAATGGCATCGTTGGAAATTTAATGCAAATGGGTATAGATATTACCAGCACTGGCAATATTAGCATTAAGCCGTATCTTCATAATATGCCCAAAGCTTTGGCGATTGCCGATTTGGCCGTCTTTAGAGCCGGGGCTGTCGGGTTGGCTGAGCTTACTGCGCTTGGGATTCCGGCTGTTCTTATTCCATACCCTTATGCGGCGGAAAATCATCAGGAGCTTAATGCCCGGGTTATGGAGCAGCGTGGGGCTGCAGTGGTTATCAGGGATTGCGACTTAACGGGCAAACGCCTGCTAAAAACAGTTCGTGAACTGATCGGCGATTCAGCCAGACTTGCCGGCATGGCTCAGGCCAGTAAAGCGTTAGGCCGGCCTGAGGCTGCTGCGGATATAGCCCGGCTGGCGATTGAGCTTAGTCAACCGCGCTAA